From one Trifolium pratense cultivar HEN17-A07 linkage group LG1, ARS_RC_1.1, whole genome shotgun sequence genomic stretch:
- the LOC123921312 gene encoding autophagy-related protein 18a-like, whose protein sequence is MLPNSQSSSLHTLSFNQDHTCFSTSTSTGFRVFTCDPLRHLFRRIFPSDGFNHVEMLFRSNILALVGNGSHPHFPPNKVIIWDDHRGESFGTLTFRTSVRGVRLRRDMIVVVLEFKVYVYNFKDFKVISQVETFSNPKGLCVVSQLADSMVMVCPGLQKGQVRVDHYAKKKINYVWAHDSSLACFGLTIDGKFLATASTRGTLIRVFDTENGALLQEVRRGANAAEIYSLAFSSTAQWLAVSSDKGTVHVFSLKVNNSNTELEKSQSSSNSADASIASFSSSLPFIKIKGVLPKYFNSEWSFAQFHLNEDCRCTVAFGDQNNTLTILGMDGSFYRCQFDPVHGGKMTQLESHNFLKPEIAS, encoded by the exons ATGCTTCCCAATTCTCAATCCTCCTCACTCCACACACTCTCCTTCAACCAAGACCACACCTGCTTCTCCACCTCAACATCCACAGGCTTCCGTGTCTTCACCTGCGATCCCCTCCGCCATCTTTTCCGCCGAATATTCCCTTCCGACGGTTTCAACCACGTCGAGATGCTTTTCCGTTCAAACATACTCGCTCTCGTCGGGAATGGCTCTCACCCTCACTTCCCTCCTAACAAAGTCATAATCTGGGATGATCACCGCGGCGAGTCATTCGGTACGTTAACATTCCGAACCTCTGTTCGCGGTGTTCGTCTCCGGCGAGATATGATTGTAGTTGTATTGGAGTTTAAGGTTTATGTTTACAATTTCAAGGATTTCAAGGTTATTAGTCAGGTGGAGACTTTTTCGAACCCTAAGGGGCTTTGTGTTGTTTCTCAGCTCGCTGATTCGATGGTGATGGTGTGTCCTGGATTGCAGAAAGGTCAGGTTCGTGTGGATCATTATGCGAAGAAGAAGATTAATTATGTTTGGGCTCATGATTCGAGTTTGGCGTGTTTTGGTCTCACGATTGATGGAAAGTTTCTAGCCACTGCTAGTACTAGAGGAACGCTTATTCGTGTTTTCGATACGGAGAATGGTGCTCTGCTTCAGGAA GTAAGAAGGGGTGCAAATGCAGCAGAGATCTACAGTTTGGCATTCAGTTCTACTGCTCAGTGGTTAGCAGTCTCAAGTGACAAGGGTACCGTCCATGTTTTCAGCCTTAAGGTTAATAATAGCAACACAGAGCTTGAGAAGTCACAGAGTTCATCAAATTCTGCTGATGCTTCCATTGCATCATTCAGCTCATCTCTACCATTCATTAAAATTAAAG GAGTATTGCCAAAGTATTTCAATTCAGAGTGGTCATTTGCTCAATTTCACTTAAATGAAGACTGTCGCTGCACTGTTGCATTTGGCGACCAAAACAATACACTCACAATTCTTGGCATGGATGGAAG CTTCTATCGATGTCAGTTTGACCCAGTGCATGGTGGAAAGATGACTCAACTTGAATCTCATAACTTTCTAAAACCAGAAATAGCCTCGTGA
- the LOC123888364 gene encoding auxin response factor 2-like yields the protein MESTNLNLPHKVLCIVIGVQLKAHVNTDEVFALVTLIPLKQQEFMVEDNHPFDDSPSEVYSFKKMLTSIEDAAGLYIPKEHAERCFPSLDMTVQQPMQDLVVKDLHGIEWNFRHIYCDHKKEHMLTCGWSTFVNSKKLVPGDSCIFVRGENGEIGIGIHRAMKQHSDIWKTSSPLGLMCAASHAVSTGTMFHVQYYPWITPFEFMIPLKTYVESIERDYSIGTRVRRLLSEVEGSPRRYGTIVGNEDIDPIRWPGSEWRCIKVQWDSTPNSFTQLESVCPWWIEPLGSPKIKSFPIPPLSNEVIGSSSTPEYHTVDVDMDMQGRQHYNTRNDENSIFFIFAFSIILCFFTFVIFVFRPLL from the exons ATGGAATCTACTAACCTTAATCTGCCGCACAAAGTTTTATGCATTGTTATTGGTGTTCAGTTAAAG GCACATGTTAACACAGATGAGGTTTTCGCTCTAGTTACATTAATCCCATTGAAG CAACAAGAGTTTATGGTAGAGGACAATCATCCATTTGATGATAGTCCTAGTGAAGTCTACTCTTTTAAGAAGATGCTGACTTCAATTGAAGATGCTGCTGGACTTTATATTCCAAAGGAACATGCAGAGAGATGCTTCCCTTCATTG GATATGACTGTTCAACAACCAATGCAAGATCTTGTGGTGAAGGACTTGCATGGAATTGAGTGGAATTTTCGACATATTTACTGTG ATCATAAAAAAGAACACATGCTCACATGTGGCTGGAGCACGTTCGTTAATTCGAAAAAACTTGTTCCCGGAGATTCATGCATTTTCGTCAG AGGAGAGAATGGTGAAATTGGTATTGGGATTCATCGAGCAATGAAACAACATAGTGATATATGGAAAACATCGTCTCCACTTGGACTAATGTGCGCTGCTTCCCATGCTGTTTCGACAGGAACTATGTTCCATGTCCAGTACTACCCTTG GATTACTCCCTTTGAGTTTATGATCCCTCTAAAAACTTATGTTGAGTCCATTGAAAGAGACTATTCCATTGGAACAAGGGTACGCAGGTTGTTGTCTGAAGTTGAAGGATCTCCAAGAAG ATATGGTACAATTGTTGGCAATGAAGATATTGATCCCATTAGGTGGCCTGGATCTGAATGGAGATGTATCAAG GTGCAATGGGATTCCACACCAAATTCTTTTACACAACTTGAAAGCGTATGTCCTTGGTGGATTGAGCCTTTGGGATCTCCCAAGATTAAGAGCTTTCCTATTCCCCCTTTATCAAATGAGG TTATTGGGAGTTCATCCACACCTGAATATCACACTGTGGACGTGGACATGGACATGCAAGGTCGACAACATTACAATACTAGAAATgatgaaaattcaattttcttcatttttgctTTCTCTATAATACTTTGCTTTTTTACATTTGTGATTTTTGTCTTTCGTCCTCTTTtgtaa
- the LOC123921232 gene encoding uncharacterized protein LOC123921232: MTDRGYYNFYTPGEYESYQQFPPYNYGQTSEARLEETMIKFMEMQQQQNQQWQQYLKNSLARAKNLENQLVQLAKQLANNNNQGGTFQTNTQTTPDEKDNILNEERMFEGCGVKKIVKEIDTLHEVELPQELPCTEEANTVDKEQVMMVTEENKGLFSKEESCEQKKEMKNKAEIDWVIDEICALFNMKQLGRIWTPQYLYLKFMEFLPNRRKKTDNVLSVSFWPP, encoded by the coding sequence ATGACTGATCGTGGTTATTACAACTTTTATACTCCGGGTGAGTATGAATCATATCAACAGTTTCCTCCTTATAATTATGGGCAAACTTCAGAGGCTAGATTGGAGGAGACCATGATTAAATTCATGGAAATGCAGCAGCAACAAAACCAACAGTGGCAACAATATCTGAAAAACAGTCTTGCACGGgccaaaaatttggaaaatcagCTTGTTCAGTTGGCTAAACAGTTAGCCAATAACAATAACCAAGGAGGAACATTTCAAACCAACACACAAACCACTCCTGACGAGAAAGATAATATTCTAAATGAGGAAAGAATGTTCGAAGGATGTGGTGTAAAGAAAATAGTGAAAGAAATAGATACACTGCATGAAGTTGAACTTCCTCAAGAATTGCCATGTACGGAGGAAGCTAACACTGTTGATAAGGAACAAGTGATGATGGTTACGGAGGAAAATAAAGGATTATTTAGCAAGGAAGAATCATGTGAACAAAAGAAGGAGATGAAAAACAAGGCGGAGATTGACTGGGTCATAGACGAAATATGTGCCTTGTTCAATATGAAGCAATTGGGGAGGATATGGACTCCGCAATATCTATATCTCAAGTTCATGGAGTTCCTCCCTAACCGAAGGAAAAAGACGGATAATGTGCTTTCCGTCTCATTTTGGCCACCCTAA
- the LOC123921385 gene encoding glutathione S-transferase F13 produces the protein MALKIYGLAMSTNTTRAMICLHEKEVDFELVPVNVFASEHKLPPFLNKNPFGLIPVLEDDDLTLFESRAITSYVAEKFKEIGPDLIRHKDIKEASLVKMWTEVESHYYDPAVSPIIYEYFVAPFQGQEPNKTVIETNMEKLKIVLDVYEAKLSTTKYLAGDFYSLADLSHISETHYFMQTPCASMINERIHVKAWWEDISSRPAFQKVVGGMTFGQNDQK, from the exons ATGGCGCTCAAGATTTATGGTCTAGCCATGTCGACAAACACAACTCGTGCCATGATTTGTTTGCATGAAAAAGAAGTTGATTTCGAGCTTGTTCCAGTCAATGTGTTTGCTTCTGAGCATAAGCTGCCTCCTTTTCTCaacaaaaat CCCTTTGGTTTGATTCCGGTACTTGAAGATGATGATCTCACCCTCTTTG AATCAAGAGCCATAACCTCATATGTAGCTGAAAAATTCAAGGAAATTGGACCTGATTTGATTAGGCACAAAGACATAAAAGAAGCTTCATTAGTCAAAATGTGGACAGAGGTAGAGTCTCACTACTATGACCCTGCAGTATCACCAATAATCTATGAATACTTTGTGGCTCCATTTCAAGGCCAAGAACCAAACAAGACAGTGATTGAAACAAACATGGAGAAGCTGAAGATTGTGCTTGATGTGTATGAGGCAAAATTAAGCACAACAAAGTACCTTGCTGGAGATTTTTATAGTCTTGCTGATCTTAGTCATATATCTGAAACTCACTATTTTATGCAAACACCTTGTGCTTCAATGATCAATGAAAGGATTCATGTTAAGGCTTGGTGGGAAGATATATCTTCTAGGCCTGCTTTCCAAAAAGTTGTGGGTGGTATGACTTTTGGTCAGAATGATCAGAAGTGA
- the LOC123921531 gene encoding glutathione S-transferase APIC-like encodes MMATIKVHGSPYSTATMRVTATLCEKQLEFELLYINVRNGDHKKEPFLSHNPFGQVPAFEDGDLKLFESRAITQYINHEYADKGTKLTISESKKMAIMWMWSEVESLHFDQAASKLVWELGIKPLFGAPLDPKIVEENEAKLDSILSVYEKRLSESKYLGGECFTLVDLHHLPSLHYLMKSQIKKLFESRPYVSAWVADITARPAWAKVIAMIPN; translated from the exons ATGATGGCAACAATAAAAGTACACGGAAGCCCCTACTCAACGGCAACAATGCGGGTTACTGCAACTCTTTGTGAAAAACAGCTTGAATTTGAGTTACTTTACATTAACGTAAGGAATGGTGATCACAAAAAGGAACCTTTCTTATCACACAAT CCATTTGGTCAAGTTCCTGCATTTGAAGATGGAGATTTAAAGCTCTTTG AATCAAGAGCAATAACACAATATATTAATCATGAGTATGCTGATAAAGGAACTAAGTTAACAATCAGTGAATCCAAGAAAATGGCAATAATGTGGATGTGGTCAGAAGTGGAGAGCCTACACTTTGATCAAGCAGCATCAAAACTTGTTTGGGAACTTGGGATAAAACCTTTATTTGGAGCACCTTTGGATCCAAAAATTGTGGAAGAGAATGAAGCTAAGTTGGATAGTATTCTTAGTGTGTATGAGAAAAGATTGTCTGAATCCAAATACTTGGGAGGTGAATGTTTCACCTTGGTAGATTTGCATCACTTACCCTCACTTCATTATTTGATGAAGTCACAGATTAAGAAGTTGTTTGAATCAAGACCCTATGTTAGTGCTTGGGTGGCTGATATTACTGCAAGACCAGCTTGGGCTAAAGTCATAGCAATGATACCTAATTAA
- the LOC123921456 gene encoding glutathione S-transferase-like: MTTIKVHGSPLSTATMRVTATLYEKQIEFEFVDINLRNGDHKKEPFISLNPFGQVPAFEDGDLKLFESRAITQYIDHEYGDKGTKLTISDSKKKAIMGLWSEVESHHFDQVATKLVWELGFKPLFEIPLDTKIVEENEAKLDSILNVYEKRLSESKYLGGESFTLVDLHHLPCLHYLMKSQIKKLFESRPYVSAWVADITARPAWSKVIAMIPN, encoded by the exons ATGACAACAATAAAAGTTCATGGAAGCCCCTTATCAACAGCCACCATGCGTGTTACTGCAACTCTTTATGAAAAACAGATTGAATTTGAGTTTGTTGACATTAACCTGAGGAATGGTGATCACAAAAAGGAACCTTTCATATCACTCAAT CCATTTGGTCAAGTTCCAGCATTTGAAGATGGAGACTTAAAACTCTTTG AATCGAGGGCGATAACACAATATATTGATCACGAGTATGGTGATAAGGGTACTAAGTTAACAATCAGTGACTCCAAGAAGAAGGCAATAATGGGGTTATGGTCAGAAGTTGAAAGCCACCACTTTGATCAAGTAGCAACAAAACTTGTTTGGGAATTGGGGTTCAAACCTTTATTTGAAATACCTTTGGATACAAAAATTGTGGAAGAGAATGAAGCTAAGTTGGATAGTATTCTTAATGTGTATGAGAAAAGATTGTCTGAGTCCAAATATTTGGGAGGTGAGAGTTTCACCTTGGTGGATCTGCATCACTTACCTTGTCTTCATTACTTGATGAAGTCACAGATCAAGAAGTTGTTTGAATCAAGACCCTATGTTAGTGCTTGGGTGGCTGATATCACTGCAAGACCAGCTTGGTCTAAAGTCATTGCCATGATACCTAATTAA